Proteins from a single region of Echeneis naucrates chromosome 14, fEcheNa1.1, whole genome shotgun sequence:
- the timm22 gene encoding mitochondrial import inner membrane translocase subunit Tim22: MAASTGAANAAASDSQGPASAGPSPDNPTIQYSMILDHLIGDRRPIKELNPAVMGGLPVPPKSDEQKMIERGMESCAFKSVLACVGGFVLGGAFGVFTAGIDTNVGFDPKDPLKTPTAREVLKDMGQRGMSYAKNFAIVGAMFSCTECIIESHRGVSDWKNAVYSGCVTGGAIGFRAGLKAGVLGCGGFAAFSAAIEYYLR; this comes from the exons ATGGCTGCCTCCACGGGTGCTGCAAACGCCGCTGCCTCCGACTCACAAGGTCCAGCTTCGGCTGGTCCGAGTCCGGATAACCCAACAATCCAGTACAGTATGATCCTGGACCATCTTATCGGGGACAGGAGGCCCATTAAGGAGCTGAACCCCGCCGTGATGGGGGGGCTGCCGGTGCCGCCGAAGAGCGACGAGCAGAAGATGATCGAGAGGGGAATGGAGAGCTGCGCCTTCAAGTCTGTCCTGGCCTGTGTGGGAG GATTTGTTCTCGGAGGAGCATTTGGTGTGTTCACAGCTGGAATTGACACTAATGTTGGCTTCGACCCCAAAGACCCCCTAAAGACCCCAACAGCTCGAGAAGTCCTCAAAGACATGGGCCAGAGGGGGATGTCCTACGCCAAGAACTTTGCCATCGTGGGCGCCATGTTCTCCTGCACAGAGTGCATCATTGAATCA cacAGAGGTGTATCTGACTGGAAGAACGCTGTGTACAGTGGTTGTGTAACTGGAGGAGCGATTGGATTTCGTG CTGGTCTGAAGGCTGGGGTTCTGGGATGTGGAGGTTttgctgctttctctgctgccatTGAATATTATTTGCGATGA